In Chitinivibrionales bacterium, one genomic interval encodes:
- a CDS encoding HAD family phosphatase, with translation MDLNFSCIFDWDGVIIDSSGHHIEGWRRLAKEEHLVFPEHLFKQSFGMKNEEIIPNLWKWTNDISEIRRIDKKKEAMYREIMKEKGLVALPGVEKLLRILKENKISCAIGSSAPRANITTGLDILGYNGFFKAIVSGEDVKLGKPSPQIFLEAAKRLKANPEECIVFEDAKVGVAAGKAACMKLVAITNTYPESELRDADIVVDSLEKISLMDLELLWKKRLLSLPRTRESSQQLKHRVPLSRE, from the coding sequence GGGACATCATATTGAAGGCTGGAGAAGGCTTGCCAAAGAAGAACACCTTGTTTTTCCGGAGCATCTATTCAAGCAAAGCTTCGGGATGAAAAACGAGGAAATCATACCGAATTTATGGAAATGGACAAATGACATTTCGGAAATAAGGCGTATTGACAAGAAAAAAGAGGCTATGTACCGGGAGATCATGAAGGAAAAAGGGCTTGTCGCGCTTCCCGGAGTGGAAAAGCTTCTGCGGATTTTAAAAGAGAATAAAATATCCTGCGCCATTGGATCATCAGCTCCCAGGGCGAATATAACGACGGGGCTTGACATTCTAGGATACAATGGTTTTTTCAAGGCGATAGTTTCCGGAGAGGACGTGAAGCTCGGCAAGCCCTCGCCTCAAATATTTCTTGAAGCAGCAAAAAGGCTTAAAGCAAATCCGGAGGAATGTATTGTATTTGAGGATGCGAAAGTCGGGGTGGCTGCGGGAAAGGCCGCGTGCATGAAACTTGTTGCAATAACAAACACCTATCCTGAAAGCGAATTACGCGATGCGGATATTGTCGTTGACAGTCTGGAAAAGATATCATTGATGGATTTAGAACTGCTTTGGAAAAAACGGCTGCTGTCACTCCCGCGTACGCGGGAGTCCAGTCAACAATTAAAACATAGAGTCCCGCTTTCGCGGGAATGA
- a CDS encoding folylpolyglutamate synthase/dihydrofolate synthase family protein, giving the protein MESSSQIAQRLFSRTTHGIKLGLQRMQAAAERLGNPQNEYKSIHVAGTNGKGSVCAYLESCLRHRGCATGLFTSPHIVDFEERFIIGGRPVPPEKWVEVFHDAEPLINELGLTFFEAATLIAFELFKRENVEWAVFETGLGGRLDATNILMPEVSVITKVALDHTDLLGGDLASIAREKLGIVKNGVPLVMAEPAEPDIKKIALDCCSHDGSKCRFVSRSMAQETGDTEGLSWLLHHNQKFQVPLAGRYQVENALLAIKALAAAGITDDASVAEGIRKTKLPGRFQKMTIKDKTVVFDVGHNPDAAKSFAETLTAQFLDTAVCLVTGIMKDKNAAGMFEQYCKKVSRIILTRPDVDRSADTAQLRRAIPSWFTGEVAEVRNVNDAVNRALDCREKVVCIAGSFYTVGEAMKALGLKPY; this is encoded by the coding sequence ATGGAATCCTCCTCCCAAATCGCCCAGCGCCTCTTCTCCCGCACCACGCACGGCATCAAGCTCGGGCTCCAGCGCATGCAGGCCGCCGCGGAGCGGCTCGGAAATCCCCAGAACGAATACAAGTCCATCCATGTGGCGGGCACCAATGGAAAAGGCTCGGTGTGCGCCTACCTAGAGTCCTGCCTCCGGCACCGCGGATGCGCAACAGGCCTTTTCACCTCGCCGCATATTGTTGATTTCGAGGAACGTTTCATCATCGGCGGCAGGCCTGTGCCGCCGGAAAAATGGGTTGAGGTCTTCCACGATGCAGAGCCCCTTATCAACGAACTCGGCCTCACGTTTTTCGAAGCGGCCACGCTCATCGCCTTTGAGCTTTTCAAACGGGAAAACGTGGAGTGGGCCGTTTTCGAGACAGGGCTCGGCGGCAGGCTCGACGCGACGAACATCCTCATGCCAGAGGTGAGCGTCATCACCAAGGTGGCCCTGGACCATACGGACCTTCTCGGCGGCGACCTCGCGTCCATTGCCAGGGAGAAACTCGGCATTGTCAAGAACGGCGTTCCGCTTGTCATGGCGGAACCAGCCGAGCCGGACATTAAAAAAATTGCCTTGGACTGTTGCTCGCATGACGGGAGTAAATGCCGGTTCGTTTCACGATCAATGGCGCAGGAAACAGGGGACACGGAAGGACTATCGTGGCTTTTGCATCACAACCAAAAATTCCAAGTGCCGCTGGCCGGAAGGTATCAGGTAGAAAATGCATTGCTCGCCATCAAGGCGCTTGCTGCCGCGGGCATCACTGATGATGCTTCCGTCGCAGAGGGCATTCGCAAAACTAAACTGCCTGGGCGATTTCAAAAAATGACTATCAAAGATAAGACCGTAGTGTTTGACGTTGGGCATAATCCCGATGCCGCGAAATCGTTCGCCGAAACGCTCACGGCACAGTTTCTTGATACGGCGGTATGTCTGGTGACGGGCATCATGAAGGACAAAAACGCGGCCGGCATGTTCGAACAGTATTGTAAAAAGGTTTCCAGGATCATTCTGACAAGACCTGATGTTGACAGAAGCGCGGATACGGCGCAATTGCGGCGGGCGATACCTTCGTGGTTCACGGGCGAAGTGGCGGAAGTTCGGAATGTCAATGATGCGGTTAACCGCGCGCTTGATTGTCGGGAAAAGGTGGTTTGCATTGCCGGATCGTTTTATACGGTCGGGGAGGCGATGAAGGCATTGGGGTTGAAGCCGTATTGA
- a CDS encoding 1-phosphofructokinase family hexose kinase — translation MIYCTLLNPALDVMYDIAELKPGVTMTDVPSQIFPAGKGINVASVVKTLGEDVTVVGIVPEYSNKQFTEYLNRLGVSSRFFSVKGSARINATILENANGGTTHISSAGAQLTTRVQDEALHFIRSYMSEGDLWAFSGSLPRGFESDSYRKLVRFCREKGCATMLDSRGDALRVGMRAKPAMVKPNLAELEQFFGEQIQGVHHIALKGKRLADMGVEYVFISLGSDGMIAIHDNDCLLCSAPAVKVIDQVGAGDALVGGLLVGHSRKFSFPEMCRMAVACGVSKAMHRGPGNITRDEVWQFMEEVKVRAI, via the coding sequence TTGATTTATTGCACATTGCTCAACCCTGCTCTCGACGTCATGTATGACATTGCAGAGCTCAAGCCCGGCGTCACCATGACCGATGTGCCGAGCCAGATATTCCCCGCTGGAAAGGGGATCAATGTTGCATCCGTGGTTAAAACGCTCGGCGAGGACGTGACGGTCGTCGGCATTGTTCCCGAATACAGCAACAAGCAGTTCACGGAATATCTCAACCGTCTCGGGGTATCGTCTCGGTTTTTCAGCGTAAAGGGAAGTGCGCGGATCAACGCCACGATCCTGGAAAACGCGAATGGCGGCACGACGCATATCAGCAGCGCAGGCGCACAGCTTACCACCCGCGTGCAGGACGAGGCGCTGCATTTCATCCGCTCGTACATGTCCGAAGGCGACCTGTGGGCGTTTTCGGGGAGCCTGCCGCGCGGTTTTGAAAGCGACTCGTACCGGAAGCTGGTGCGCTTCTGCCGGGAAAAGGGCTGCGCCACCATGCTTGACAGCAGGGGAGACGCGCTCAGGGTGGGGATGCGCGCCAAACCCGCGATGGTAAAGCCCAATCTCGCCGAGCTCGAGCAGTTTTTCGGCGAGCAGATTCAGGGCGTGCACCATATCGCGCTCAAGGGAAAGCGGCTGGCCGACATGGGCGTCGAATACGTTTTCATCTCGCTCGGCTCCGACGGCATGATCGCGATTCACGACAACGACTGCCTGCTGTGCAGCGCGCCGGCGGTGAAGGTGATAGACCAGGTCGGGGCAGGCGACGCGCTCGTGGGCGGCCTGCTCGTGGGGCATTCGAGAAAATTTTCCTTTCCGGAAATGTGCCGCATGGCGGTCGCCTGCGGCGTTTCAAAGGCAATGCACCGCGGGCCGGGAAACATCACCCGCGACGAGGTGTGGCAATTCATGGAGGAAGTGAAAGTGAGAGCGATATGA
- a CDS encoding UDP-glucuronic acid decarboxylase family protein, which produces MRNYFETKRILVTGGAGFLGSHLCDRLVKEGNDVVCLDNFFTGSKKNIEHLIGLKNFELVRHDVTIPILMEVDQIYNLACPASPVHYQYNPVKTIKTSMLGAINMLGLAKRVKARVLQASTSEVYGDPDVHPQRENYWGHVNPIGLRSCYDEGKRVAETLFFDYHRQNKVDIRVMRIFNTYGPRMHPNDGRVVSNFIMQALRNEKLTLYGDGSQTRSFCYVADLIDGMVRLMEQDDIVGPVNIGNPGEFAIKELAEQVIQLTGSKSGIVYKPLPSDDPKQRCPDITLAKKKLRWQPKVKLAEGLKKTIDYFRSTVQEKRK; this is translated from the coding sequence ATGAGAAATTATTTCGAGACAAAACGGATCCTGGTGACCGGCGGCGCGGGGTTTCTCGGTTCGCACCTGTGCGACCGGCTCGTGAAAGAGGGCAACGACGTGGTGTGCCTCGACAATTTCTTCACCGGAAGCAAGAAAAACATCGAGCACCTCATCGGGCTCAAGAACTTCGAGCTGGTGCGGCACGACGTCACCATTCCGATTTTAATGGAGGTGGACCAGATTTACAACCTGGCATGCCCCGCCTCGCCGGTGCATTACCAATACAACCCGGTAAAAACCATCAAGACGAGCATGCTGGGCGCCATCAACATGCTGGGCCTGGCAAAACGGGTGAAGGCGCGGGTGCTGCAGGCCTCCACGTCGGAGGTGTACGGCGACCCGGACGTACACCCGCAGCGGGAAAACTACTGGGGCCACGTGAACCCCATCGGCCTGCGCTCGTGCTATGACGAGGGCAAGCGCGTGGCCGAGACGCTGTTCTTCGACTACCACCGTCAGAACAAGGTTGACATACGCGTCATGCGCATCTTCAACACCTACGGTCCGCGCATGCATCCCAACGACGGCAGGGTCGTATCGAACTTCATCATGCAGGCGCTGCGCAACGAAAAACTGACATTGTACGGCGACGGGAGCCAGACCCGCTCCTTCTGCTACGTTGCCGACCTTATCGACGGCATGGTGCGGCTCATGGAGCAGGACGATATTGTCGGGCCCGTGAACATCGGCAACCCGGGCGAGTTCGCCATAAAGGAACTCGCCGAGCAGGTGATACAACTCACAGGAAGTAAATCGGGCATCGTGTACAAGCCGCTGCCCTCGGACGATCCAAAGCAGCGCTGCCCGGACATTACCTTGGCAAAGAAGAAACTCCGCTGGCAGCCGAAGGTCAAACTGGCCGAGGGATTAAAAAAGACAATTGATTATTTCAGGTCAACTGTTCAGGAAAAGAGAAAATAG
- the leuS gene encoding leucine--tRNA ligase gives MSDYKPGEIEPKWQTRWREANLHKTVFDPKKPKYYALDMFPYPSGSGLHVGHCEGYTATDIITRFKRMQGYNVLHPMGWDAFGLPAENYAIKTGIHPRVTTENSIANFRRQIDSVGFCYDWDREVNTTDPAYYKWTQWIFLQLFKKGLAYEGVAPINWCPSCKTGLANEEVKAGLCERCGTQVERRALRQWLLAITKYADRLLEDLKEVDWPESTLLMQKNWIGRSEGGEVVFTLAGGAADGRELRVFTTRTDTLYGATYMVLSPEHALVEKITTPGKKAEVLAYQAAARKKSDLERTELSKEKTGVFTGGYAINPVNGKKIPVWIADYVLATYGTGAIMAVPAHDERDFEFATVYGIPIIEVVRPVDGATTLPGAAYVGEGVNVNSGDLDGLPTAQAKEKITAQLAAKGLGKKAVSYRLRDWLFSRQRYWGEPIPLVHCPKCGIVAVPDEELPVKLPEVEKFEPSGTGESPLATIQAWVNTSCPTCKGPAKRETNTMPQWAGSCWYYLRYLDAHNNKEPWNKTAEKNWMNVDLYVGGAEHAVLHLLYARFWHKVLYDIGWVSTKEPFKKLRHQGTVLARTFRDSSGKYHEFSEVEFKGEEAYHKSSGEKLKGEIEKMAKSKLNGINPDDVIRQHGADTLRLYEMFMGDFELPKPWDPRAIEGCNRFLRRIFRMVDEFDPAGAPKEDLHLRLRHRTIKQVHADLDRMQFNTAIARMMEYLNELTSQGAAREDLVVLVKLIAPFAPHLADEAWEKLGNKGFVLNQEWPKFDEALTVEDTITIVVQVNGKLRGDFSTSKNATQEQLREAAQQVDKVKPHLEGKAIKKIIVVPGKLVNIVVG, from the coding sequence GTGTCCGACTATAAGCCCGGTGAAATCGAACCTAAATGGCAGACGCGATGGCGCGAAGCAAACCTGCATAAAACCGTTTTCGACCCGAAAAAACCAAAATACTACGCACTCGATATGTTTCCCTATCCGTCGGGCTCTGGCCTGCACGTCGGGCATTGCGAAGGCTACACGGCCACCGACATCATCACGCGCTTCAAGCGCATGCAGGGTTACAACGTGCTGCATCCCATGGGATGGGACGCGTTCGGCCTGCCTGCCGAAAATTACGCGATAAAGACCGGGATCCATCCCCGCGTCACCACGGAAAATTCCATTGCCAATTTCAGGCGCCAGATCGATTCGGTGGGGTTCTGCTACGACTGGGACCGCGAGGTGAACACGACCGACCCCGCTTATTACAAATGGACACAGTGGATTTTTCTGCAGCTTTTCAAAAAGGGACTGGCGTATGAAGGCGTCGCGCCCATCAACTGGTGCCCGTCGTGCAAGACCGGGCTTGCGAATGAGGAAGTGAAGGCGGGCCTGTGCGAGCGGTGCGGGACCCAGGTGGAGCGCAGGGCGCTGCGCCAGTGGCTGCTCGCCATCACCAAATACGCCGACCGGCTGCTCGAAGACCTCAAGGAGGTTGACTGGCCGGAATCGACCCTGCTGATGCAGAAAAACTGGATCGGCCGTTCCGAGGGCGGCGAGGTGGTTTTCACCCTGGCCGGCGGCGCCGCGGACGGGCGGGAACTCCGGGTTTTCACCACGCGCACCGACACGCTCTACGGCGCGACCTACATGGTGCTGTCACCGGAGCACGCGCTCGTTGAAAAGATCACGACGCCTGGGAAAAAGGCGGAAGTGCTTGCGTATCAGGCCGCGGCGCGCAAGAAAAGCGACCTTGAGCGCACCGAGCTTTCAAAGGAGAAAACCGGCGTGTTTACAGGCGGGTATGCGATCAATCCCGTGAACGGAAAAAAGATTCCGGTATGGATCGCCGATTACGTGCTCGCAACGTATGGCACCGGCGCCATTATGGCAGTGCCCGCGCATGACGAGCGCGACTTCGAATTCGCGACGGTTTACGGCATTCCCATCATCGAGGTGGTGCGGCCCGTTGACGGCGCGACAACGCTGCCCGGCGCCGCATACGTGGGCGAGGGTGTAAACGTAAATTCGGGCGATCTTGACGGATTGCCGACCGCGCAGGCAAAGGAAAAGATAACCGCGCAACTCGCCGCGAAAGGCCTGGGGAAAAAGGCGGTCTCGTACCGTCTGCGCGACTGGCTGTTCTCGCGCCAGCGCTACTGGGGCGAGCCCATCCCGCTCGTGCATTGCCCGAAATGCGGCATTGTCGCGGTGCCTGATGAAGAACTGCCGGTCAAATTGCCGGAGGTCGAAAAGTTCGAGCCGTCAGGCACGGGCGAGTCGCCGCTTGCCACGATCCAGGCATGGGTGAACACGAGTTGTCCTACATGTAAAGGGCCTGCAAAACGCGAAACCAACACCATGCCCCAATGGGCCGGTTCGTGCTGGTATTACCTCAGGTATCTTGACGCGCACAACAACAAGGAGCCGTGGAACAAAACGGCCGAGAAGAACTGGATGAACGTGGACCTGTACGTGGGCGGCGCGGAGCACGCGGTGCTGCACCTGCTCTATGCGCGTTTCTGGCACAAGGTGCTTTACGATATTGGATGGGTTTCCACAAAGGAACCGTTCAAAAAGCTGCGTCACCAGGGGACCGTGCTTGCCAGAACATTTAGAGACAGTTCCGGCAAGTATCATGAATTTTCCGAGGTCGAATTCAAAGGGGAAGAGGCTTATCACAAGTCAAGCGGAGAAAAGTTGAAGGGCGAAATAGAAAAAATGGCGAAGTCGAAGCTTAACGGCATCAACCCCGACGACGTGATACGGCAGCACGGCGCGGACACCTTACGGCTGTACGAGATGTTCATGGGCGATTTCGAGCTGCCCAAGCCGTGGGACCCGCGCGCCATCGAGGGGTGCAACCGCTTTCTGCGCAGGATTTTCAGGATGGTCGACGAATTCGACCCTGCCGGGGCTCCGAAGGAAGACCTGCATCTCCGGCTGCGCCATCGCACCATCAAGCAGGTGCACGCCGACCTTGACAGGATGCAGTTCAACACCGCGATCGCACGCATGATGGAATACCTCAACGAGCTGACGTCCCAAGGCGCCGCCCGCGAAGATTTGGTCGTGCTCGTCAAGCTCATCGCGCCGTTTGCCCCGCACCTTGCCGACGAGGCATGGGAGAAACTGGGGAACAAGGGATTTGTGCTGAACCAGGAATGGCCCAAATTCGACGAGGCGCTCACCGTGGAGGACACGATCACTATTGTGGTGCAAGTGAATGGAAAATTGCGGGGAGACTTCTCGACATCGAAAAACGCGACCCAGGAACAGTTGAGGGAAGCTGCGCAGCAGGTTGACAAGGTAAAGCCGCATCTGGAAGGAAAAGCAATCAAAAAGATAATTGTTGTGCCAGGGAAGCTCGTGAATATTGTAGTCGGATGA
- a CDS encoding XTP/dITP diphosphatase has translation MHPVIVATNNQGKLREIKEILSGAPFELTALKDHFDPVPSIPETGKTFYENAALKARWVFDRKKIWSLADDSGLQVDCLNGMPGVQSARYAGEHATDQDKVKKLLAAMKDCPPEKRTARFRCVIVMKFSDNDELCAEGVCEGSMGYAPEGTNGFGYDPVFFPKGYDRTFAQLDAVTKNAISHRGKALAALWRSLHDRFGKEWINGRD, from the coding sequence ATGCATCCAGTCATTGTCGCGACAAACAATCAAGGAAAGCTCCGGGAGATCAAGGAAATTTTATCCGGCGCACCGTTTGAGCTTACCGCTTTAAAAGACCATTTTGATCCGGTTCCCTCGATCCCGGAAACCGGAAAAACATTTTACGAAAACGCGGCCCTCAAGGCGCGCTGGGTGTTCGACAGAAAGAAAATCTGGTCCCTTGCCGACGATTCAGGGCTCCAAGTCGATTGTCTGAACGGAATGCCCGGCGTTCAGAGCGCGCGGTATGCGGGCGAACACGCAACTGACCAGGACAAGGTGAAAAAACTGCTCGCCGCGATGAAGGACTGCCCGCCGGAAAAACGCACGGCGCGGTTCCGGTGCGTGATCGTCATGAAATTTTCCGACAACGACGAGCTTTGCGCCGAAGGGGTCTGCGAGGGAAGCATGGGCTATGCGCCGGAAGGGACCAACGGATTCGGATATGATCCCGTTTTCTTTCCAAAAGGATACGACCGGACCTTTGCGCAGCTTGACGCCGTTACAAAAAATGCCATAAGCCACCGGGGAAAGGCGCTTGCGGCGCTGTGGAGAAGCCTGCATGACAGATTCGGAAAAGAATGGATCAACGGCCGGGACTAA